The Kocuria sp. TGY1127_2 genome includes a window with the following:
- a CDS encoding sialidase family protein, whose translation MHTDDVAPQTRFDSRDSSSGPEIDAQSLTLAAQDSAGTLLVDIATTVDGPVLAVNGEHGSITLEVTGGRLNGWITHKDQTRQLDAEDTVGIDDGRTHSIALTVDATGTHVFADGYEAFSSTTKVWFQELGLNALAVDPQGMMSPSRLAIWDAPLPANALVAQSVAQRPLIEFAAAELSSRDAGRLSLLAEGAIRARCRTRGEGQGGVILQAGGTSGKLTLAVENGDITYSVIAGGQQLAGIRAPGRWDDGNWHDIILVSGRGALDLYVDGYQVLHVAGTAFFQDIGQIERVVAGADLDGTRLFGEAQTAAIYDAVLSDHQVKRLASAEPVETRALFDTGLAGSRSYRIPALLTLESGVIIAGADQRVSIPNDSPNDINFVIRRSLDGGESWEPVRTILHYPGSGRSGASVIDSVIVQDRDSGRVIVLIDQFPGGYGQPNAQVGTGYDDQGRMILTDRDGAIYLREKDGSVVTDEGKQSAYHVADDGAVTRNGKPAGNIHLAASDDANESLLSARTAYFQMVWSDDDGETWSDPRDITPQVKEPWMRFFGTSPGNGIQLARGEHQGRLLMPVYYNHEEGRTFSCAAVYSDDGGTTWRRGASPNDGRLLDGEDLSSRDLADDRGSLHESTIVEGTDGAVHAYMRNQHPAGLVAHSVSKDGGESWGEVSFVPQIPEIFSQPNAIRVSLEDGREATVFANASQMLPFRGRGVLRMSFDDGRTWPHNRVLNPRHHVYQSMAQLPDGRLAVLWEREWQGLFLSIIPLSWLLESRSTETAASASD comes from the coding sequence ATGCACACTGACGATGTCGCACCCCAAACCCGATTCGATTCCCGTGACAGTTCCAGCGGCCCGGAGATCGATGCACAGTCTCTGACCCTGGCGGCACAGGACTCAGCAGGGACTCTGCTCGTGGACATTGCTACGACCGTCGACGGCCCTGTACTTGCAGTCAACGGCGAGCACGGGTCCATAACCCTTGAGGTCACGGGAGGGCGACTCAATGGGTGGATCACGCACAAGGATCAGACACGTCAGCTGGACGCCGAGGACACGGTCGGTATCGACGACGGACGCACACACAGCATCGCGCTGACGGTGGATGCGACCGGAACCCATGTGTTCGCAGACGGTTACGAGGCCTTCTCCTCGACAACAAAGGTTTGGTTCCAAGAGCTCGGCCTCAACGCCCTTGCGGTCGACCCGCAGGGCATGATGTCACCCTCACGTCTCGCGATCTGGGACGCGCCGCTGCCTGCGAATGCGCTGGTCGCCCAATCCGTCGCGCAGCGGCCATTGATCGAGTTCGCCGCCGCAGAGCTATCGTCACGCGATGCAGGACGCCTCAGTCTTCTGGCGGAAGGCGCGATTCGTGCCCGGTGCCGCACGCGAGGCGAAGGTCAAGGCGGCGTGATCCTCCAGGCCGGCGGAACCTCCGGAAAACTCACTCTCGCTGTCGAGAACGGAGATATTACCTATTCTGTGATTGCCGGAGGCCAGCAGCTGGCCGGGATCCGGGCGCCAGGGCGATGGGATGATGGCAACTGGCATGACATCATCTTGGTCAGTGGTCGCGGCGCGCTAGACCTCTACGTCGACGGGTACCAGGTATTGCACGTCGCTGGCACCGCATTTTTCCAGGACATCGGGCAGATCGAACGGGTTGTGGCCGGCGCGGATCTCGACGGTACCCGACTTTTCGGGGAAGCCCAGACCGCAGCAATCTACGATGCCGTACTGTCGGATCACCAGGTCAAAAGACTTGCCTCCGCGGAACCTGTGGAGACGCGAGCCCTGTTCGACACCGGCTTGGCCGGATCACGCAGCTATCGCATCCCCGCTTTGCTGACACTGGAGTCCGGAGTGATCATCGCCGGGGCGGATCAACGCGTCAGCATCCCCAACGACAGTCCCAACGACATCAACTTCGTCATCCGACGCAGCCTCGACGGGGGCGAGTCCTGGGAGCCCGTGCGCACGATTCTCCACTACCCTGGCAGCGGCCGGTCGGGGGCATCGGTGATCGACTCGGTGATTGTCCAGGACAGGGACAGTGGCCGGGTCATTGTTCTCATCGACCAGTTCCCAGGCGGCTACGGCCAGCCCAACGCCCAGGTGGGGACAGGATATGACGATCAAGGGCGAATGATCCTCACCGACCGAGACGGTGCGATCTATCTGCGTGAGAAGGACGGCTCCGTGGTCACGGACGAGGGCAAGCAGAGCGCCTATCACGTGGCCGATGACGGTGCGGTGACCCGCAACGGCAAACCCGCCGGCAATATACACCTCGCTGCCAGTGACGACGCGAACGAGTCGCTTCTCAGTGCCCGCACGGCTTATTTCCAGATGGTTTGGAGCGACGACGACGGCGAGACATGGAGCGACCCCCGCGACATCACTCCCCAGGTGAAGGAGCCCTGGATGAGATTCTTCGGAACCTCACCGGGCAATGGCATCCAGCTGGCCCGCGGAGAACATCAGGGTCGCCTGCTGATGCCCGTCTATTACAACCATGAGGAGGGTCGTACGTTCTCCTGTGCCGCGGTCTACAGCGACGACGGCGGTACCACGTGGCGGCGCGGCGCCTCCCCCAACGACGGTCGTCTCCTGGACGGAGAGGACCTCTCCTCTCGCGATCTCGCCGACGACAGAGGCTCCTTGCACGAGTCCACGATCGTAGAGGGTACAGACGGTGCGGTGCATGCTTACATGCGCAATCAGCATCCTGCCGGTCTCGTTGCCCACTCGGTCAGCAAGGACGGTGGGGAAAGTTGGGGCGAGGTCAGCTTCGTCCCCCAAATTCCTGAGATCTTCTCACAACCGAACGCGATCCGAGTCAGCCTCGAGGACGGGCGCGAGGCGACAGTCTTCGCCAATGCTTCTCAAATGCTGCCGTTCCGTGGACGAGGGGTACTACGGATGTCCTTCGACGACGGTCGGACCTGGCCGCACAATCGCGTGCTCAACCCACGTCATCACGTCTACCAGTCAATGGCGCAGCTTCCCGACGGACGCCTCGCCGTGCTTTGGGAAAGGGAATGGCAAGGCTTGTTTCTTTCCATCATTCCCCTCTCGTGGCTCCTCGAGTCACGGAGTACGGAAACGGCCGCGTCTGCCTCGGACTGA
- a CDS encoding DUF4862 family protein, with protein sequence MMVEQPANRTRDASPRRRQDATRPSSGPPANGRTSRPAVLVGAYACLPASPREQEAFYAGLAGRKLADGLEIPFRDKLVDDPQWLADQMHGRFTRSVLTLIPGTMINVGTCAVFGLASPDPDGRRAALEHFRRARCAAEELNQLTGEQSVGALHIHTAPSKLAAPEMFARSLEEILSSPPAAGSWSTRVIVEHCDAYSPEIAGEKRFLSLEEEMPLALEAGVGMTINWGRSVIEARDPDRALNQIRALVEAGLLEGIMFSGAGPSANQYGDAWADAHLPLAEDEPTSLLDSGEVRRCLLAAGRDLSYAGAKIQAPGDATVEERLDMVGRITRIVRGEKSR encoded by the coding sequence ATGATGGTCGAACAACCCGCCAACCGCACTCGAGATGCATCTCCGAGACGGCGACAAGACGCCACACGGCCTTCTTCTGGGCCTCCGGCGAATGGGCGCACGTCTCGGCCTGCCGTTCTTGTCGGTGCCTACGCATGCCTTCCTGCTTCGCCGCGAGAGCAGGAGGCGTTCTACGCAGGCCTTGCTGGTCGGAAACTCGCCGATGGACTGGAGATACCTTTCCGCGACAAGCTTGTTGATGATCCACAGTGGCTCGCCGATCAAATGCACGGTCGCTTCACTCGGTCGGTTCTGACTTTGATTCCCGGCACCATGATCAACGTGGGCACCTGCGCCGTGTTTGGGCTCGCCTCGCCGGATCCGGACGGCCGGCGGGCAGCACTGGAGCATTTCCGACGTGCTCGTTGTGCCGCGGAAGAACTGAACCAACTCACGGGTGAACAATCCGTTGGTGCCCTCCATATCCACACGGCTCCCTCGAAACTAGCCGCCCCGGAAATGTTCGCTCGTTCGCTCGAGGAGATCCTCTCGAGCCCGCCTGCCGCTGGCTCGTGGTCTACACGAGTCATTGTGGAGCATTGTGACGCATACAGCCCCGAGATCGCGGGGGAGAAACGTTTCTTGTCTCTGGAAGAGGAAATGCCCCTCGCGCTGGAGGCGGGAGTCGGTATGACGATCAATTGGGGGCGTTCGGTCATCGAGGCGCGTGACCCTGACCGGGCGCTCAACCAGATCCGCGCGCTCGTCGAGGCCGGGTTGCTCGAGGGAATCATGTTTTCGGGCGCCGGCCCGTCCGCGAATCAGTACGGAGATGCCTGGGCTGACGCGCATCTCCCGCTGGCCGAGGACGAGCCCACCTCCCTCCTGGACTCCGGAGAAGTAAGACGCTGCCTCCTGGCGGCGGGACGTGACCTCAGCTATGCAGGAGCCAAGATTCAGGCCCCCGGTGATGCGACCGTCGAGGAAAGACTCGACATGGTGGGTCGCATTACCCGGATCGTGCGCGGGGAGAAAAGCCGCTAG